Sequence from the Halobaculum rubrum genome:
CCTGGTAGATGTCCAGCGAGACGCCGTCGACCGCGCGGACCGGCTGCGGCTCCCGACCGAGCACGGTGTCGACGATACCCTGCGACTGGTCGAAGAGCTTCCGAAGCCCGTCGATCTCTACTAGCGGCTCTCGATCCTCTGCTCGGTCCATGTGGATTCCTCCAGTGCGTCGGTTCGTAGCTGTTCGAGCTCGTCGATTCGGTAACACGCCGAGCGGTGCGCGCGTTCGTCGGTCGACTCCTCGGCCCGCCCGCGCTCGGACGCCGCCTCGACGTCGTACATCGGCGGATGGCTCGCGTGACACTCCTCGATCGCGAACGGACACCGCTCGCGGAAGCGACACCCGTCACCGGGGTCGCGCAGCGTCGGCGGCGTCCCCGGAATGGAGACGAGGTCTTGGTCGCTCGCGGTTATCGTCGGGAAGGAGTTCTTCAGCCCCAACGTGTACGGGTTGGCGGTCTCCCCGAAGATCTCCGTCTTCGGCCCGGCCTCCATTACCTTCCCGCCGTACATGACGGCCATCCGGTCGCAGATCTCCGCCATCACCGAGATGTCGTGGCTGATGACGAGGATCGAGACGTCGAACTCGTCCTGGAGCGCCTCCAGCTCCTCGAGGATTCGGTCTTGAATGATCACGTCGAGCGCGGTGGTCGGCTCGTCGGCGATCAGCAGGTCGGGACTGCACGCCATCGCCATCGCGATGACCGCGCGCTGTTTCATGCCGCCGGAGAACTGATGGGCGTAATCGTCCGCCCGCTCGGGTTCGATGCCGACCCGTTCGAGCAGATCGCGCGCCCGTTCGTGTGCCTCCTCGGCGGTCGTCTCAGGCTCGTGCCGGAGGATCGCCTCGACGATCTGGTCGCCGACCTTGTACACCGGGTTCAGCGCGTTCATCGCCGACTGCGGGATGATGGCGATGTCGCGCCACCGAACGTCGCGGATCTGTTTGTTGCTCAGCTCCGCCAGGTCGGTCATGCCGTCATCGCGGACAGGCTTGTCGGGGTCGTCGATGACCGACTGCTTGGCGTCGCCGTTCTCGTCGGTCCACTGCGGGAGGGTGCTGTCGAACCAGATGTTCCCGCTCTCGATGTAGCCGTTGTCGTCGAGCAGGTGGACCAGGCTCTTCGCCAGCGTCGTCTTTCCGCAGCCGGACTCGCCGACGAGCCCGTAGGTCTCGCCGGGGTCGACGGCGAAGCTCACCTCGTCGGCCGCGTGGACCGCCGAGCCGTCGTCGACGGCGTATCGTACCGAGAGATCGTTTACTTCGAGTAGTGTCATTTGATTTGTATGTTCGTCACCGTTGCGGGTTGGTCACGTCCTCCATCGAGAAGCCGATGAAGTAGAACGATGCGGCCATCAGCATCAGCGCGAGGCCCGGCGGCAGCAGCCACCACCAGGCGTCGAAGATGTAGCCGGAGGACTTGATGTTCTGCAGCATGATCCCCCAGGAGTTCGCCGTGAAGTCCGCCAGTCCGAGGTACGCCAGCGACGCCTGCGCGATCACCGCGCCCGCGGCGTCCTGCGCGAGGAACACGAACGAGATGGGGAGCACGTTCGGCATGATGTGCCGGAAGATGATCCGGGTGTCGGAGGCCCCGGCGACCTTCGCGGACTCGACGTACGACCGCTCCTTCAGCGAGAGCGTCTCCCCGCGGATGGTGATGCAGTTGTTGAGCCACGAGGTGACCGCGATACCGATGATGATGTTGGTCGTCGTGATGCCGCGGATAGCGACCAGGACGATCAGGAACGGCAGGAACGGCAGGCCGTACATGATGTCGACGAACCGCTGGATCGCCTCGTCGATCCACGTGTCACCGTAGAACCCGGAGATGAGTCCCAGGGGAACCCCCACGAGGCTGGAGAGCAGGCCGGCAGCCAGCCCGATGTACATCGCGTTCTTCGCCGAGTAGATGACGAGACTGAACACTCCGTAGCCGTTGGCGTTCGTCCCCAGCGGCGCGAAGAACGGGTCGCCGAACGCCGGCGGGTGCGGGAGCGACCGGATCTGCTCGCCGGTGAGGCGGCTCTCGAACGGCGGCTCGCCGAGGTAGGCGATCCAGTCCGTCGAATGGGGGGCGAACAGCCCCGGCGCGATCGCCCACAGCGAGTACACCACGAGGATGATCAGCCCGATCACGCCGATTCGATGTTCGGTGTAGCGGTCCCAGCCGCGCCGCAGTCGTTCGAGCCGCGGCTCCCAGCGCCGCTTGAGCGATTCGCCGTCGGATCCGGAGGAGTCCTGTTGCGTAGCCATTATTCACCCTCCCCGAACTTGATCCGGGGGTCGAGGTACGTGTACACCACGTCGGTGAGCAGCCGCATCAACACGATCAGCAACGCGAGCATGAAGAACACGGCCTGCGCGACCGGGAAGTCCCGGTTGAGCACCGCGCTCACGATGATCTGTCCCATCCCGGGCCAGTTGAACACGTTCTCGATGATCACCGACCCGTCGATGAGGAACGCGAGGCTGACGACCGCGCCGGTCGCGACCGGAATGAGCGCGTTGCGCGCGGCGTGTTTGACCATGACCGTCCGTTCGGACAGGCCCTTGGCCCGTGCGAGGAACACGTATCCCTCGTCGGTGACCTGGTTCATCGTCGGCCGCATGATGAGCATGGAGCCGACCCACCCGATGAAGGTGAGGCTGATGATCGGGAGCGCGATGTGGAACAGGACGTCCCGCATCACGGTGAACGCCGTCCACTGGAACTCCGGGAACTGGGTGAACATGTACGCGCTGGGCAGCCACCCGAGCTCGTAGTTCAGCACCCAGATGAACAGCCAGGAGATCCAGAAGCTCGGCATCGAGTACAGCAGCAGCGACGTGCTGAAGATACTCTTGTCCTTTCTCGATCCGCGCCACCAGCCGAGGTACATCCCCACCAGCGGACCGATGATGAACCCGATGATGAACGTGGAGCCGAACAACACCAGGGTCCGGGGCATCCGGCGCACGATGAGGTCCCAGACCTGCGTGTTGTAGGTGGGCGACCGGCCGAAGTTCCCGGTCTGGTAGTTGATCATGAAGTTCAGATACTGCTTCCACAATGGTTCGTTCAGTCCCCACGTCTCCCGGATGCGCTGGATCTGTTCGCCTGTCATGCCTGAAGAGATCATGCTCGTGATGAACGAGCCGGGCATGCTGCGGATGAGAACGAACAGCAGCGACATTATCACTAGGAGCGTCAGGTACGAAACGACGATCCGTTTGGCGAGGTACTTTCCACTGATTCTGGTCATGCGTTGTGGGACCGCTCGGCGTAGTCTTGTATGGCGAAGGCGACGGTTTGAACCTGTTGCATCTTCCGTTTAGGACCCATCGACGCCGTATGAAACCCCGGCGGGGAACGAGGCTCCCGGCGCCGAAGGCGTCGTGAGGGTCGGAGGTCGACCCGACTCGGCGTCGGTCGTTACTCGGTCTGGTGGACCTGCAGGAACTGTGTCGCCAGGTACGTCGAGCCCGGTCCCGGGATGTTCCCCACGAAGCCGGCCCAGTCTGCGGTGTTGACCGGCCACTTCGTCACGTCGTAGGACGTGACCATCGTCGGGAAGTCGAGGTAGATGCGCTCGACGGCCTGACGGGCGATGTCGTTGCGCTGTTCGGTCTCCATCGTGCTGCGCGCCTCGGAGATGAGGTCGTCGGCGCCCGCGTCCTCGAACACGCCGTACGCCATCGGGTTGTTGAGCAGCGTGCTCGTGTTCTCCTCCTCGCCGGTGTCGACCACGG
This genomic interval carries:
- a CDS encoding ABC transporter permease, translating into MTRISGKYLAKRIVVSYLTLLVIMSLLFVLIRSMPGSFITSMISSGMTGEQIQRIRETWGLNEPLWKQYLNFMINYQTGNFGRSPTYNTQVWDLIVRRMPRTLVLFGSTFIIGFIIGPLVGMYLGWWRGSRKDKSIFSTSLLLYSMPSFWISWLFIWVLNYELGWLPSAYMFTQFPEFQWTAFTVMRDVLFHIALPIISLTFIGWVGSMLIMRPTMNQVTDEGYVFLARAKGLSERTVMVKHAARNALIPVATGAVVSLAFLIDGSVIIENVFNWPGMGQIIVSAVLNRDFPVAQAVFFMLALLIVLMRLLTDVVYTYLDPRIKFGEGE
- a CDS encoding ABC transporter permease yields the protein MATQQDSSGSDGESLKRRWEPRLERLRRGWDRYTEHRIGVIGLIILVVYSLWAIAPGLFAPHSTDWIAYLGEPPFESRLTGEQIRSLPHPPAFGDPFFAPLGTNANGYGVFSLVIYSAKNAMYIGLAAGLLSSLVGVPLGLISGFYGDTWIDEAIQRFVDIMYGLPFLPFLIVLVAIRGITTTNIIIGIAVTSWLNNCITIRGETLSLKERSYVESAKVAGASDTRIIFRHIMPNVLPISFVFLAQDAAGAVIAQASLAYLGLADFTANSWGIMLQNIKSSGYIFDAWWWLLPPGLALMLMAASFYFIGFSMEDVTNPQR
- a CDS encoding ABC transporter ATP-binding protein, yielding MTLLEVNDLSVRYAVDDGSAVHAADEVSFAVDPGETYGLVGESGCGKTTLAKSLVHLLDDNGYIESGNIWFDSTLPQWTDENGDAKQSVIDDPDKPVRDDGMTDLAELSNKQIRDVRWRDIAIIPQSAMNALNPVYKVGDQIVEAILRHEPETTAEEAHERARDLLERVGIEPERADDYAHQFSGGMKQRAVIAMAMACSPDLLIADEPTTALDVIIQDRILEELEALQDEFDVSILVISHDISVMAEICDRMAVMYGGKVMEAGPKTEIFGETANPYTLGLKNSFPTITASDQDLVSIPGTPPTLRDPGDGCRFRERCPFAIEECHASHPPMYDVEAASERGRAEESTDERAHRSACYRIDELEQLRTDALEESTWTEQRIESR